A single Stutzerimonas stutzeri DNA region contains:
- the mtgA gene encoding monofunctional biosynthetic peptidoglycan transglycosylase, with the protein MLRTLLRRLTKLLLWLTALSVLLVLVLRWIPPPFTGLMVERKIESWTGGEGIDLQRTWRPWKELPDDLKMAVIAAEDQKFADHWGFDIAAIRAAFAHNERGGSLRGASTLSQQVAKNLFLWSGRSWVRKGLEVWFTGWIELLWPKQRILEVYLNSVEWGSGIFGAEAAARHHFGISAPYLSASQASQLAAVLPNPREWNAGRPGPHVRQRANWIRQQVRQLGGSHYLNRLGASEAR; encoded by the coding sequence ATGCTCCGAACCCTGCTGCGCCGCCTCACCAAACTGCTGCTATGGCTGACCGCGTTATCGGTGCTGCTGGTTCTGGTGTTGCGCTGGATTCCACCGCCTTTCACCGGGCTCATGGTCGAGCGAAAGATCGAGTCCTGGACCGGCGGCGAGGGCATCGACCTGCAGCGCACCTGGCGCCCATGGAAAGAACTGCCTGATGACCTGAAAATGGCGGTTATCGCCGCGGAAGATCAGAAATTCGCCGATCACTGGGGCTTCGATATTGCGGCCATCCGCGCGGCATTCGCCCATAACGAACGGGGCGGGTCGCTGCGCGGCGCCAGTACGCTCAGCCAGCAAGTGGCGAAAAACCTGTTTCTCTGGTCCGGGCGCAGCTGGGTGCGAAAAGGGCTCGAGGTCTGGTTCACCGGCTGGATCGAACTGTTGTGGCCGAAACAGCGAATCCTCGAGGTCTATCTCAACAGCGTCGAATGGGGCAGCGGCATTTTTGGTGCCGAGGCAGCGGCACGTCATCATTTTGGCATTTCTGCGCCTTATCTTTCAGCATCGCAGGCCAGCCAGTTGGCGGCTGTGCTGCCCAATCCGCGCGAATGGAATGCCGGCCGGCCCGGCCCGCACGTGCGCCAGCGCGCCAACTGGATTCGTCAGCAGGTACGGCAGCTGGGGGGCAGTCACTACTTGAACAGGCTGGGCGCGTCCGAAGCACGTTGA
- a CDS encoding hybrid sensor histidine kinase/response regulator, with protein MSETATSAPLNKVRQFFHWRNSIAWLVLAFTLLIQLLILQLLQSKEQRAARQQFDFLVEITTEAIGKRMIDHEQILLGAAGLFDVSGQVSRAQWRAYNDRLQLAERYPGIQGVGFAKAVRPEAREAHILSVRAEGFAHYQVHPLEEGASLHTPVVYLEPFRDRNLAAFGYDMFAEPVRRQAMLQAAESGQTHITGKVRLRQETHGATQAGILMYVPLYRPGKPIRSPRQRLQALEGFVYSPYRMDDLMRGILGAADPNLSLRIYAGDEEQPERLIFASRDQPRADPAQYSQVARLDLYGQTWTLRLESLPEFEYLFHAHNALVIGLGIGLSVLLFFLTFSLSLRRSRAEALAQQMTEHIRENKRALQLSEERLSLALKGSNDGLWDLNLDAGTFYASPRAWHMLGYRPGEMHSDLRLWERIMAPEDLPQARKQLAQTMLSTVDHFTTELRFQHKNGRLIPVLIRGYIQRDREGRPLRISGTSMDLTEHKRIEQMKDQFVSTVSHELRTPLTSISGALGLVTGGAMGEVPSAMQQMLEIAYRNSLRLGYLINDLLDMEKIAAGKMTFDMREHSLGRLLDEALASNQAFAAHFGVNCTLQNPAQVNVWVDGLRLQQVLTNFLSNAIKYTPEGGEVTLHCTLPDAHHVRINVTDQGTGIPASFQKRVFEKFAQADASDSRQKGGTGLGLAITKEFVERMGGRVGFDTQEDRGTTFWCELPILESSTSTADQGQPRLLVIEDEPDTGRLLHLMLRDAGYAVDRAQSLHAARAKLASTRYEAMTLDLHLPDGSGRELIDEVRSNPDTQDLPIIVISAASQFEQSEGNTDVTWLHKPISAAQLLIALTEALESSRPLP; from the coding sequence ATGAGCGAAACCGCAACCAGCGCACCCTTGAACAAGGTGCGGCAATTCTTCCACTGGCGTAACAGCATTGCCTGGCTCGTCCTGGCGTTCACGCTGCTGATACAGCTGCTCATCCTTCAGCTTCTGCAGTCGAAAGAACAACGCGCCGCACGGCAACAGTTCGATTTTCTGGTGGAAATCACCACCGAAGCCATTGGCAAGCGAATGATCGACCATGAGCAGATCCTGCTCGGCGCCGCTGGACTGTTCGATGTCAGCGGCCAGGTCTCGCGCGCGCAGTGGCGTGCCTACAACGACCGCCTGCAACTGGCCGAGCGCTACCCGGGCATACAAGGGGTGGGGTTCGCCAAAGCGGTCCGACCCGAGGCACGCGAGGCGCATATCCTGAGCGTCCGCGCCGAAGGGTTTGCCCACTACCAGGTGCACCCGCTCGAGGAAGGCGCCTCGCTGCACACTCCGGTGGTCTATCTGGAGCCGTTCCGCGACCGCAACCTCGCGGCGTTCGGCTATGACATGTTCGCCGAACCGGTACGCCGCCAGGCCATGCTCCAGGCAGCCGAATCCGGACAGACACATATCACCGGCAAGGTCAGGTTGCGCCAGGAAACACACGGAGCGACGCAGGCCGGCATACTCATGTACGTGCCGCTGTATCGGCCCGGCAAGCCGATTCGCTCACCGCGCCAGCGCCTGCAGGCGCTCGAGGGTTTCGTCTACAGCCCTTACCGGATGGACGACCTGATGCGCGGCATCCTTGGCGCAGCCGATCCGAACCTCAGCCTGCGTATCTATGCCGGCGACGAAGAGCAGCCCGAGCGCCTGATTTTCGCCAGCCGCGACCAGCCCCGAGCCGATCCGGCCCAGTACAGTCAGGTCGCGCGACTCGATCTCTATGGGCAGACATGGACCCTGCGACTGGAAAGCCTGCCGGAGTTCGAATATCTGTTTCATGCCCATAACGCGCTGGTGATCGGCCTTGGCATCGGCCTGAGCGTGCTGCTGTTCTTCCTGACGTTCTCGCTCTCGCTCAGACGCAGCCGTGCCGAGGCGCTGGCCCAGCAGATGACCGAGCATATCCGCGAGAACAAGCGCGCCCTCCAGCTCAGCGAAGAGCGCCTCAGCCTGGCCCTGAAAGGCAGCAACGACGGGCTCTGGGACCTGAATCTGGATGCAGGCACCTTCTATGCGTCGCCGCGCGCCTGGCACATGCTCGGCTATCGTCCCGGCGAAATGCACTCGGACCTGAGACTATGGGAAAGGATCATGGCGCCGGAGGACCTGCCCCAGGCCAGGAAACAGCTGGCGCAGACCATGCTCTCGACCGTCGATCATTTCACCACCGAGCTGCGCTTCCAGCACAAGAACGGCAGGCTGATCCCGGTCCTGATCCGGGGCTACATCCAGCGCGACCGAGAGGGGCGACCGCTGCGTATCAGCGGCACCAGCATGGACCTGACCGAACACAAGCGCATCGAGCAGATGAAGGACCAGTTCGTCTCCACGGTCAGCCACGAGTTGCGCACCCCGCTCACCTCCATCAGCGGCGCGCTGGGCCTGGTGACCGGGGGCGCGATGGGCGAGGTGCCATCGGCCATGCAGCAGATGCTGGAAATCGCCTACCGCAACAGCCTGCGCCTGGGCTACCTGATCAACGATTTGCTGGACATGGAAAAAATCGCGGCCGGCAAGATGACCTTCGACATGCGCGAGCACTCGCTCGGTCGGCTGCTGGACGAGGCACTGGCCAGCAACCAGGCCTTCGCCGCGCATTTCGGCGTCAACTGCACGCTGCAAAATCCAGCGCAGGTCAATGTGTGGGTCGATGGCTTGCGGCTGCAACAGGTGCTGACCAACTTCCTGTCGAACGCCATCAAGTACACCCCCGAAGGCGGTGAAGTGACGCTGCATTGCACCCTGCCCGATGCCCACCATGTCCGCATCAACGTTACCGACCAGGGGACGGGCATCCCGGCTAGCTTCCAGAAGCGGGTGTTCGAGAAGTTCGCCCAGGCGGACGCCTCCGACAGTCGCCAGAAAGGCGGCACCGGGCTGGGGCTCGCCATCACCAAGGAATTCGTCGAGCGGATGGGCGGCCGCGTCGGCTTCGATACGCAGGAAGATCGGGGTACGACCTTCTGGTGTGAACTGCCGATCCTCGAATCGAGCACTTCGACCGCGGATCAAGGCCAACCGCGTCTGCTGGTGATTGAAGACGAGCCGGATACCGGCCGCTTGCTGCATTTGATGCTGCGCGACGCCGGCTATGCAGTCGATCGTGCACAGAGTCTGCATGCGGCGCGGGCGAAGCTCGCCAGCACCCGTTACGAGGCGATGACGCTCGACCTGCACCTGCCCGACGGCAGCGGACGCGAACTGATCGATGAAGTCCGCAGCAATCCCGACACGCAGGATCTACCCATCATCGTGATCTCAGCGGCCAGCCAGTTCGAGCAGAGCGAGGGCAATACGGACGTGACCTGGCTGCATAAACCCATCAGCGCGGCACAACTGTTGATCGCGCTGACCGAGGCGCTTGAAAGCTCCAGGCCCCTACCCTGA
- the rpoH gene encoding RNA polymerase sigma factor RpoH has product MTTHLQPVQALVPGGNLEAYVQTVNSIPLLTVEQERDLAERLFYHQDLEAARQMVLAHLRFVVHIARSYSGYGLAQSDLIQEGNVGLMKAVKRFNPEMGVRLVSFAVHWIKAEIHEFILRNWRIVKVATTKAQRKLFFNLRSQKKRLAWLNNDEVERVADSLGVEAREVREMESRLTGHDMAFDPSADADDDSAYQSPAHYLEDHRYDPARQLEDADWNDSSNSSLHEALDTLDERSRDILQQRWLSDNKATLHDLAAKYGVSAERIRQLEKNAMNKLKGSIQA; this is encoded by the coding sequence ATGACTACTCATCTGCAACCTGTTCAAGCCCTGGTCCCGGGAGGCAATCTCGAGGCCTACGTGCAGACGGTCAACAGCATTCCGCTGCTTACGGTCGAGCAGGAACGCGACCTGGCTGAGCGCCTGTTCTACCATCAGGATCTCGAGGCCGCACGTCAGATGGTTCTTGCCCACCTGCGATTCGTCGTGCACATCGCCCGTAGCTATTCGGGTTATGGGCTGGCGCAGTCGGACCTGATCCAGGAAGGCAACGTCGGCCTGATGAAAGCCGTCAAGCGCTTCAACCCGGAGATGGGCGTGCGCCTGGTGTCCTTTGCCGTGCATTGGATCAAGGCCGAGATTCACGAATTCATCCTGCGCAACTGGCGCATCGTCAAGGTCGCCACGACCAAGGCGCAGCGCAAGCTGTTCTTCAATCTGCGCAGCCAGAAGAAGCGCCTGGCCTGGCTGAACAACGACGAAGTCGAGCGGGTTGCAGACAGTCTTGGCGTTGAAGCCCGCGAAGTGCGCGAGATGGAAAGCCGTCTGACCGGACATGACATGGCCTTCGATCCGTCGGCCGACGCCGACGACGACAGTGCCTACCAGTCGCCCGCGCACTATCTCGAGGATCACCGCTACGATCCGGCGCGGCAACTCGAGGATGCGGACTGGAACGATAGCTCCAACTCCAGCCTGCACGAGGCGCTGGACACGCTGGACGAACGCAGCCGGGATATTCTTCAGCAGCGCTGGCTGAGCGACAACAAGGCGACCCTGCATGACCTCGCCGCGAAATACGGGGTTTCCGCAGAGCGGATCCGCCAGCTTGAAAAGAATGCGATGAACAAGCTCAAGGGGTCGATCCAGGCCTGA
- the ftsX gene encoding permease-like cell division protein FtsX produces the protein MSAPEQNPNPAERAGGARNRPEQPRSDEPDFKTLFHAWLESHRASVIDSVGRLIRQPIGSFFTCLVMAVALSLPMGLALLLDNVERLGGSWQRAAQISLFMRLDVDAQQGQTLREQIQAMPDVSEVSWISREQALEEFQQLSGLGEALRELPDNPLPGVILVTPNEVDRDNLEALRQRLAALPGVEQAQLDLLWVERLTAILKLGDRFVFGLSLLLIATLLLVIGNTIRLHIENRRTEIEVVKLVGGTDGYVRRPFLYMGALYGLGAGLIAWLLLAYGLGWLNEAVVGLAGLYGSDFGLAGVPVEDGLSLVLGALLLGYIGAWLAVARHLSELAPR, from the coding sequence ATGAGTGCACCCGAGCAGAATCCGAATCCAGCCGAGCGCGCCGGCGGCGCCAGGAACAGGCCCGAGCAACCCAGAAGCGACGAACCGGACTTCAAGACGCTGTTCCACGCGTGGCTGGAAAGCCACCGGGCCAGCGTCATCGACAGCGTCGGCAGGCTGATCAGACAGCCGATCGGCAGCTTCTTCACCTGTCTGGTCATGGCTGTTGCGCTGAGTTTGCCCATGGGCTTGGCGCTGTTGCTGGACAACGTCGAGCGGCTCGGCGGTTCGTGGCAGCGCGCGGCGCAGATCTCCCTGTTCATGCGCTTGGACGTCGACGCGCAGCAGGGGCAGACGCTTCGCGAGCAGATTCAGGCGATGCCGGATGTTTCGGAGGTCAGCTGGATCAGCCGCGAACAGGCGCTGGAGGAATTCCAGCAACTCTCCGGGCTTGGCGAGGCCTTACGCGAATTGCCGGATAACCCGCTGCCCGGTGTGATTCTGGTGACGCCAAACGAGGTCGATCGGGACAACCTCGAAGCGCTACGCCAGCGCCTGGCAGCGCTGCCAGGGGTCGAGCAGGCGCAGCTTGATCTGTTGTGGGTCGAGCGGCTGACAGCCATCCTCAAGCTCGGCGATCGTTTCGTCTTCGGCCTCAGTCTGTTACTGATCGCGACGCTGTTGCTGGTGATCGGCAACACGATTCGCCTGCACATCGAAAACCGTCGTACCGAAATCGAAGTGGTCAAACTGGTCGGCGGGACAGACGGCTACGTGCGCCGGCCGTTTCTGTATATGGGTGCCTTGTACGGACTGGGTGCGGGGCTGATCGCCTGGTTGCTGCTGGCCTACGGATTGGGCTGGCTGAACGAGGCGGTCGTGGGGCTGGCTGGCTTGTATGGCAGCGACTTCGGCCTCGCCGGGGTGCCGGTCGAGGATGGGCTTTCGCTGGTGCTTGGCGCGTTGCTGCTGGGCTATATCGGCGCCTGGCTGGCCGTGGCAAGGCACCTCAGTGAGCTGGCACCTAGGTGA